The Sagittula sp. P11 genome window below encodes:
- the cimA gene encoding citramalate synthase, giving the protein MARERLYLYDTTLRDGQQTQGVQFSTAEKLKIAAALDALGVDHIEGGWPGANPTDSAFFEEVGRTRATLTAFGMTKRAGRSAENDDVLAAVMNAGTAAVCLVGKTHDFHVTTALGITLEENLENIGASVAHLVASGREALFDAEHFFDGYKANPAYALSCLKAALDAGARWIVLCDTNGGTLPAEIGRIVGEVIAAGVPGAQVGIHTHNDTETAVAGSLAAVEAGARQIQGTLNGLGERCGNANLTALIPTLLLKEPYASRYETGVSREALEGLTRVSRMLDDVLNRVPLKQVAYVGASAFAHKAGLHASAILKDPTTYEHIDPGLVGNRRVVPMSNQAGQSNLRRRLAEAGLEVAPGDPALARILELVKTREAEGYSYDTAQASFELLAREELGLLPEFFEVKRYRVTVERRKNKYNRMVSLSEAVVVVKVDGEKKLSVSESMDEEGNDRGPVNALSKALAKDLGSYQEFIDDMRLVDFKVRITQGGTEAVTRVIIDSEDSSGRRWATVGVSANIVDASFEALLDAVRWKLVRAGAA; this is encoded by the coding sequence ATGGCACGCGAGCGGCTTTATCTTTACGACACCACGCTGCGCGACGGCCAGCAGACGCAGGGGGTGCAGTTCTCCACCGCCGAGAAGCTGAAGATCGCCGCCGCGCTGGATGCGCTTGGCGTCGATCATATCGAGGGCGGCTGGCCGGGGGCGAACCCGACGGATTCGGCCTTCTTCGAGGAGGTGGGCCGGACGCGGGCGACGCTGACGGCCTTCGGCATGACCAAGCGGGCCGGGCGTTCGGCCGAGAACGACGATGTGCTGGCGGCGGTGATGAACGCGGGCACGGCGGCGGTCTGCCTCGTGGGCAAGACGCATGATTTCCACGTCACCACGGCGCTGGGGATCACGCTGGAGGAGAACCTTGAGAACATCGGCGCCTCGGTCGCGCATCTGGTGGCCTCGGGGCGGGAGGCGCTGTTCGACGCGGAGCATTTCTTTGACGGCTACAAGGCGAACCCGGCGTATGCGCTGTCCTGCCTGAAGGCGGCGCTGGACGCGGGCGCGCGCTGGATCGTGCTGTGCGACACCAACGGCGGCACGCTGCCCGCCGAGATCGGCCGGATCGTCGGAGAGGTGATCGCGGCGGGCGTGCCGGGGGCGCAGGTGGGCATCCACACGCACAACGACACCGAGACGGCGGTGGCCGGGTCGCTTGCGGCGGTGGAGGCGGGCGCGCGGCAGATCCAGGGTACGCTGAACGGGCTGGGCGAGCGATGCGGCAACGCCAACCTCACGGCGCTGATCCCGACGCTTCTGCTGAAGGAGCCCTATGCCAGCCGTTACGAGACCGGGGTGAGCCGGGAGGCCCTGGAGGGTCTGACGCGGGTGAGCCGGATGCTCGACGACGTGCTGAACCGGGTGCCTCTGAAGCAGGTGGCCTATGTCGGCGCCTCGGCCTTTGCGCACAAGGCGGGGCTGCATGCGAGCGCGATCCTGAAGGACCCCACCACCTACGAGCACATCGACCCGGGCCTTGTGGGCAACCGGCGCGTGGTGCCGATGTCGAACCAGGCGGGGCAGTCGAACCTGCGGCGCAGGCTGGCGGAGGCCGGGCTGGAGGTCGCGCCGGGCGATCCGGCGCTGGCGCGCATCCTCGAACTGGTGAAGACGCGGGAGGCGGAGGGCTATTCCTACGACACCGCGCAGGCGTCCTTCGAGTTGCTGGCGCGGGAAGAGCTGGGGCTCCTGCCGGAGTTCTTCGAGGTGAAGCGCTACCGCGTGACGGTTGAGCGGCGAAAAAACAAGTACAACCGCATGGTGTCCCTGTCGGAGGCGGTGGTGGTGGTGAAGGTCGACGGCGAGAAGAAGCTGTCGGTCTCTGAATCCATGGACGAGGAAGGCAACGACCGCGGCCCGGTGAACGCCCTGTCGAAGGCGCTGGCGAAGGACCTCGGGTCCTACCAGGAGTTCATCGACGACATGCGGCTGGTGGACTTCAAGGTGCGGATCACGCAGGGCGGCACGGAGGCGGTGACGCGGGTCATCATCGACAGCGAGGATTCCTCGGGCCGGCGGTGGGCGACGGTGGGCGTGTCGGCGAACATCGTCGATGCCTCCTTCGAGGCGCTGCTGGACGCGGTGCGCTGGAAGCTGGTGCGGGCGGGTGCGGCC
- the cysS gene encoding cysteine--tRNA ligase yields MADPNPAPLEIRLTNTRTRSKEALVPIDPENVRMYVCGPTVYDRAHLGNARPVLVFDVLYRLLRHVYGAEHVTYVRNFTDVDDKINATALARKEAGADGTLEELIRERTEETISWYLKDMGELGALEPDRMPRATEYIAPMVAMIEGLIESGHAYAAEGHVLFRVRSYAAYGKLSGRSVDDMMAGARVEVAPYKEDPMDFVLWKPSSDELPGWDSPWGRGRPGWHIECSAMSYELFGPSFDIHGGGNDLMFPHHENEIAQSCCAHPEGDFAKVWMHNEMLQVEGKKMSKSLGNFFTVRDLLDQGVPGEVIRFVMLSSHYRKPMDWTAEKAREAEAHLRRWRAQVDGVAPGEVPSGVLTALADDLNTAGAIADLHRLSAAGDAEGLAAGASLLGLLMPELGGWDVVEADLSGLAERLAALRATALETKDFSGVDAMKQALIGAGVEVRMSKAGVELVPGPDFDPAKLEQV; encoded by the coding sequence ATGGCCGACCCGAATCCCGCCCCGCTGGAGATCAGGCTGACGAACACCCGCACCCGGTCGAAGGAGGCGCTTGTCCCGATCGACCCGGAAAACGTGCGGATGTACGTCTGCGGCCCGACGGTCTACGACCGGGCGCATCTGGGCAACGCGCGGCCCGTTCTGGTGTTCGACGTGCTCTACCGGCTGCTGCGCCATGTCTACGGCGCAGAGCACGTGACCTACGTGCGCAACTTCACCGACGTGGACGACAAGATCAACGCGACGGCGCTGGCGCGCAAGGAGGCGGGGGCGGACGGCACGCTGGAAGAGCTGATCCGCGAACGCACCGAAGAGACGATCTCCTGGTATCTGAAGGACATGGGTGAACTCGGCGCGCTGGAGCCCGACCGGATGCCGCGCGCGACGGAATACATCGCGCCCATGGTGGCGATGATCGAGGGGCTGATCGAGAGCGGCCATGCCTATGCCGCGGAAGGCCACGTGCTGTTCCGCGTCCGGTCCTACGCGGCCTACGGCAAGCTGTCGGGCCGGTCGGTGGACGACATGATGGCGGGCGCCCGGGTCGAGGTCGCGCCCTACAAGGAAGACCCGATGGACTTCGTCCTGTGGAAGCCGTCCTCTGACGAGCTGCCGGGCTGGGACAGCCCCTGGGGCCGCGGGCGCCCGGGCTGGCACATCGAATGCTCCGCCATGTCCTACGAGCTGTTCGGGCCGAGTTTCGACATCCACGGCGGCGGCAACGACCTGATGTTCCCGCACCACGAGAACGAGATCGCCCAGTCGTGCTGCGCGCATCCCGAGGGCGATTTCGCGAAGGTCTGGATGCACAACGAGATGCTGCAGGTCGAGGGGAAGAAGATGTCCAAGTCGCTGGGCAACTTCTTTACCGTGCGGGATCTGCTGGACCAGGGTGTGCCGGGAGAGGTGATCCGTTTCGTCATGCTCTCCTCGCACTACCGCAAGCCGATGGACTGGACGGCGGAGAAGGCGCGGGAGGCCGAGGCGCATCTGCGGCGCTGGCGGGCTCAGGTCGATGGTGTCGCGCCGGGAGAGGTGCCCTCCGGCGTGCTGACCGCTTTGGCCGACGATCTGAACACCGCCGGAGCGATTGCCGACCTGCACCGCCTGTCGGCGGCGGGCGATGCGGAGGGCTTGGCGGCAGGGGCGTCCCTTCTCGGATTGCTGATGCCGGAGCTGGGCGGCTGGGACGTGGTGGAGGCGGACCTGTCCGGGCTGGCCGAGCGGCTGGCGGCATTGCGGGCGACGGCGTTGGAGACCAAGGATTTCTCCGGTGTCGATGCAATGAAGCAGGCGCTGATCGGGGCCGGGGTCGAGGTGCGCATGTCCAAGGCGGGCGTCGAGCTGGTGCCGGGTCCGGATTTCGATCCGGCAAAGCTGGAGCAGGTCTGA
- a CDS encoding BPSL0067 family protein — MPPPPPPAQDGALKRVILLAIQNDRRISNHEADGIIGVTKLDAQVTDAEYATLCHLVSWSKSLSVTSRNKIMNYLADALSLKGPYVKNKVRDLVGQPLVSTHQCVTLLQYYTHVGLTSGWRQGLRVRGNDALIERGTAIATFEYGKYPNKAHGNHGAFYDGQDATGIYVVEQWSGLDAIQRRHVTFQGLDGMMWKDPSNNGDAFSVIRKV, encoded by the coding sequence ATGCCACCTCCTCCCCCTCCTGCACAGGACGGCGCACTGAAGCGCGTGATCCTTCTGGCGATCCAGAACGACCGCAGGATCAGCAATCACGAAGCCGACGGGATCATCGGTGTCACGAAACTGGACGCGCAGGTGACGGATGCCGAGTACGCCACGCTGTGTCACCTGGTGTCCTGGTCGAAGTCGCTGTCGGTCACGTCACGCAACAAGATCATGAACTACCTCGCGGACGCGCTGTCCCTGAAGGGACCTTACGTGAAAAACAAGGTGCGCGACCTTGTCGGGCAACCGCTCGTCTCGACCCATCAGTGCGTGACGCTGTTGCAGTATTACACCCACGTCGGCCTGACGTCCGGCTGGCGGCAGGGGCTGCGGGTGCGCGGGAACGATGCGCTCATCGAGCGGGGCACGGCCATCGCCACCTTCGAATACGGCAAGTATCCGAACAAGGCGCATGGCAACCATGGTGCCTTTTACGACGGCCAGGATGCGACGGGCATCTATGTCGTGGAGCAATGGTCCGGGCTGGACGCGATCCAGCGGCGCCATGTGACCTTCCAGGGGTTGGACGGGATGATGTGGAAAGACCCCAGCAACAACGGCGATGCGTTCTCGGTGATCCGCAAGGTGTGA
- a CDS encoding VOC family protein → MARLEHVNVTVSDAEATAALLGDLLGWRVRWQGPAIHGGTSIHVGDDATYLALYSPKRIDVPHDDNYSRAGSMNHIGLVVDDLDATEAKVREMGFTPHSHADYEPGRRFYFDGPDGVEYEMVSYA, encoded by the coding sequence ATGGCACGGCTTGAGCATGTGAACGTGACGGTCAGCGATGCAGAGGCGACGGCGGCGCTGCTGGGGGATCTTCTGGGCTGGCGGGTGCGCTGGCAGGGACCGGCGATCCACGGCGGGACCTCGATCCACGTGGGCGACGACGCGACCTACCTTGCGCTCTACAGCCCGAAGCGCATCGACGTGCCTCATGACGACAACTACAGCCGCGCCGGGTCGATGAACCACATCGGGCTGGTGGTGGACGACCTCGACGCGACGGAGGCGAAGGTGCGCGAGATGGGCTTCACCCCGCACAGCCATGCCGACTACGAACCTGGGCGCCGGTTCTACTTCGACGGGCCGGACGGGGTGGAGTACGAGATGGTCTCCTACGCCTGA
- the soxR gene encoding redox-sensitive transcriptional activator SoxR has translation MKRDGLTIREIAERTGLAPSAIRHYESEGLVFPARTASGQRRFQRADIRRLSFVMIAQQLGFSLTDIRADLDRLPRDRAPTRADWTRISRRFSRVLDARIARLIALRNNLDGCIGCGCLSLQRCALYNPEDRAARRGPGPRHVIDAALDD, from the coding sequence ATGAAGAGAGACGGCCTTACAATCCGCGAGATCGCCGAGCGCACCGGCCTCGCCCCCTCCGCCATTCGCCACTACGAATCGGAGGGGCTGGTCTTTCCCGCGCGCACCGCCTCCGGCCAGCGCCGGTTCCAGCGCGCCGACATCCGGCGGCTGAGCTTCGTGATGATCGCGCAGCAGCTGGGCTTCTCCCTGACCGATATCCGCGCCGACCTCGACCGCCTGCCCCGGGACCGTGCGCCCACCCGCGCCGACTGGACCCGCATCTCGCGCCGCTTTTCCCGTGTGCTGGACGCACGCATCGCCCGGTTGATCGCGCTCCGGAACAACCTCGACGGCTGCATCGGCTGCGGCTGCCTGTCCCTGCAACGCTGCGCGCTCTACAACCCCGAGGACCGCGCCGCCCGCCGCGGCCCCGGCCCGCGCCACGTCATCGACGCCGCGCTGGACGACTGA
- a CDS encoding MmcQ/YjbR family DNA-binding protein produces MNRETVNAICAALPGAEVSDPWGGGHDAWKVGDKMFASIGAMGLGVSVKTPSIEDAQLLIEMGRAQKAPYFHRSWVLIDWNAVPEDELRDRIRTSYDLIFSKLPKKTRAAISSA; encoded by the coding sequence ATGAACCGCGAAACCGTCAATGCCATATGTGCCGCCCTGCCCGGCGCCGAGGTCTCCGACCCCTGGGGCGGTGGCCACGATGCGTGGAAGGTCGGCGACAAGATGTTCGCCAGCATCGGCGCCATGGGTCTGGGCGTCTCGGTCAAGACACCCTCCATCGAGGACGCGCAACTGTTGATCGAGATGGGCCGCGCACAGAAGGCCCCCTATTTCCACCGCTCCTGGGTGCTGATCGACTGGAACGCGGTGCCGGAGGACGAACTGCGCGACCGGATCCGGACCTCCTACGATTTGATCTTCTCGAAACTGCCGAAGAAGACCCGCGCCGCGATCTCGTCCGCCTGA
- a CDS encoding cupin domain-containing protein, which produces MTQTFLRITTDIEGEHDAPPAEKVISGTPEFTTWNVEDRDGLYCGTWRATPGKWQVSYDEWEYCRILDGHSILTEDGGDSFEVRAGDSFILRPGFRGTWEVVETTTKEYVIRL; this is translated from the coding sequence ATGACCCAGACCTTCCTGCGCATCACCACGGACATAGAGGGCGAGCACGACGCCCCGCCCGCCGAGAAGGTGATCTCCGGCACACCGGAATTCACCACTTGGAACGTGGAGGACCGCGACGGCCTTTATTGCGGCACCTGGCGCGCGACGCCCGGCAAGTGGCAGGTCAGCTACGACGAATGGGAATACTGCCGCATCCTCGACGGCCATTCGATCCTCACCGAGGACGGCGGCGACAGCTTCGAAGTGCGGGCGGGCGACAGCTTCATCCTGCGCCCGGGCTTCCGGGGAACCTGGGAAGTGGTGGAGACGACGACCAAGGAATACGTCATCCGCCTCTGA
- the mltG gene encoding endolytic transglycosylase MltG: protein MWRSIASNALTLLVVATFLFGGLLLWAQAEYSAEGPLSAPICLEVPRGTNMSRVSDNLAEQGAVKSAMMFRLGAEYGDKTQELKAGSYLVPERASMSEITEIITRGGASTCGTEVVYRIGINRATVQVRAIDPNTGRYETQASFDPAEEEVPEEYTQVRQANDTRYRVALAEGVTSWQVVQELGEIDVLEGEVEVPEEGSLAPDSYEIGVGDTRASVIERMRQAQELILAEEWSNREEGLPLNSPEEALILASIIEKETGNAEERGLVASVFVNRLEKGIRLQTDPTVIYGVTEGKGILGRGLRQSELRESTPWNTYVIDGLPPTPIANPGRASIEAALNPSSSDYVYFVAKTLDPADGHVFAETLDEHNRNVAAYRALEAQRDN, encoded by the coding sequence ATGTGGCGCAGTATCGCCTCGAACGCGCTGACCCTTCTGGTTGTCGCGACATTTCTCTTTGGGGGCCTGCTGCTTTGGGCGCAGGCGGAGTATTCGGCAGAGGGGCCGCTGAGCGCGCCGATCTGCCTCGAGGTGCCGCGCGGCACCAACATGTCCCGTGTTTCGGACAACCTGGCCGAGCAGGGCGCGGTGAAGAGCGCGATGATGTTCCGCCTTGGTGCCGAATACGGTGACAAGACGCAGGAGCTGAAGGCCGGGAGCTACCTGGTGCCCGAGCGCGCCTCGATGTCCGAGATCACCGAGATCATCACCCGCGGCGGTGCTTCGACCTGCGGGACGGAAGTGGTCTATCGCATCGGCATCAACCGGGCGACGGTGCAGGTGCGGGCCATCGACCCGAACACCGGCCGCTACGAGACGCAGGCGAGCTTTGACCCGGCCGAGGAAGAGGTGCCGGAGGAATACACCCAGGTGCGGCAGGCGAACGACACGCGGTATCGCGTGGCGTTGGCCGAGGGCGTGACGAGCTGGCAGGTGGTGCAGGAACTGGGCGAGATCGACGTGCTGGAAGGCGAGGTTGAGGTGCCGGAAGAGGGCAGCCTTGCCCCCGACAGCTACGAGATCGGCGTCGGAGACACCCGCGCGAGCGTGATCGAACGGATGCGCCAGGCGCAGGAGCTGATCCTTGCTGAGGAATGGTCGAACCGCGAGGAAGGCCTGCCGCTGAACAGCCCGGAGGAGGCGCTGATCCTCGCCTCGATCATCGAGAAGGAGACCGGCAACGCGGAGGAACGCGGGCTGGTGGCCTCGGTCTTCGTGAATCGTCTGGAGAAGGGCATCCGCCTGCAGACCGACCCGACCGTCATCTACGGCGTGACCGAGGGCAAGGGTATCCTCGGGCGCGGGCTGCGGCAGTCGGAACTGCGAGAAAGCACGCCGTGGAACACCTATGTGATCGACGGTCTGCCGCCGACCCCCATCGCCAACCCGGGCCGCGCCTCCATCGAGGCGGCGCTGAACCCGTCGTCTTCCGACTACGTCTACTTCGTCGCGAAGACGCTGGACCCGGCGGACGGCCACGTGTTTGCGGAGACGCTGGACGAGCACAACCGCAACGTGGCGGCCTATCGCGCGCTGGAGGCGCAGCGGGACAACTGA